Proteins encoded together in one Prochlorococcus marinus str. MIT 9211 window:
- the groES gene encoding co-chaperone GroES, with protein MAAVSLSVSTVKPLGDRVFVKVSESEEKTAGGILLPDTAKEKPQVGEVAQVGPGKRNEDGSRQAPEVGVGDKVLYSKYAGTDIKLGSDEYVLLSEKDILAVVN; from the coding sequence ATGGCCGCTGTATCTCTCAGCGTCTCCACTGTTAAGCCACTTGGAGATCGTGTTTTTGTAAAAGTCTCTGAATCAGAAGAGAAGACTGCTGGCGGGATTTTGCTTCCTGATACCGCAAAAGAAAAACCACAAGTTGGGGAAGTAGCCCAAGTTGGTCCAGGCAAGCGTAATGAAGATGGTTCTCGTCAAGCTCCAGAAGTTGGAGTTGGGGACAAAGTTCTTTACAGCAAGTATGCAGGTACCGATATCAAACTCGGTAGTGACGAGTATGTGCTGCTGTCTGAGAAGGACATCCTTGCCGTAGTCAACTAA